The following is a genomic window from Carassius carassius chromosome 24, fCarCar2.1, whole genome shotgun sequence.
tTTAAAGAACAAAATGGAAGAGAACTAAAAAGGACTCCTGTGGGTTTTACTGGGGAGGCAGGATGGCTTTGCTCTTGTCAGCCACAATCTTGAGGACATCTTCAACATGAGTCTGGATCATGCTGGCCAGGGGGGCGACCTGAGCCTGGACGGAGGCGGCCAGAGGCTTGATGTGGTCTTCAATGTTGCTGGAGAGGGGCTTCAGCTGCTCCTGGAGCTTCTCAACCATGGGCTGGAACTGGGCTCTGCTCTGCTCAAAGTAAGCGCTGCAACACAAGGCCAAGATAATCAGCACTGCTCTTCTGTCTGAACAATTAGTTATGTGATCCAATAAGGACTTATATTTCTACTAATCAATTCGTTATGCTGATCAGAATTTGTTATTTGAAATGGAGGCAATATGATGTAACTGAAGATTGTGTTCCTCACTAATATTAAGTTGCAGATTCACTGATGATGAAGACAAAGCTCATGGACTTACTTGGCCTTGTTGACCAGCTCAGGGCCCTCGACGTGCTTTAGATTGTCCACGAGATCTTGAAAATACTTGGCGATCTTCTCCAGCTCAGCAGGAGCGTCTCTCTTGACCAGAGATACTGATTCAGAGCCTGGAATACAAGCAGACTTGTTTGATCAATACAGTCTTGCATCTTTACGCTCAGCCACTCAACCTAAATCAGGTGCACACAATGTATCTAACAAATTAACATGATTTAAAGTCTCACCAATGCCCAGAGCAACAACAAGGATGGCGATGAGAGAGAATTTCATTGTTGCAGGTTAGGTGAGAGTTGCCTGAACAGAAAGAGACAATAGTTCATTTTAAGTTTCTGGTCATATCATCATAGATTTCCTTTAGAAATGAAGGGTAGAGGTCAACATGAACATTTAAGGTAGCTGTAATCTTACCTTGTATCCAGGGGTTTTTAGACCTGATGTTGTGATGTTGAGTTCTCTGAGAATCCACAGGTTTTTATAGTCCCAGGATGCTGGGATTGCACCCGTTCAAAGGGTGACCTGTGCTGATGAATTCATCCATACACACCAAACCTTCAGGCTTTACCTGACACTGATTGAATCAAAGTTCAACAGCAATCTGTGTTTGTGCTTAATTAGTGCATTTATGTGGTGCTTGTCACCCACTGACTTCATCAGTTTTAATGACGACATTCCAGATGCCTTCACTGTCTTCCATGTGTGCAGAAAACTTATGTACACTGAACTTAGGTAATCGATGTGCTTTGGTTGTACAAGAACTAAAAATACTGTTTtggaatttgttttaaataaatgtatgtcctAAACTGCTTGTGTGGTGATTTCAGTGACAGTGTGATGATGAGAATATGTTgatatttagttttagtcattaaCTTCATCACAGCTTTTACTTAAATGTAATTCCGAGGgggtttcttcttctttttcatctTCTTCTTTTATTGTATGAAAATATCTCATAACTGTCTTGGAGTCTGATCTTGCATGCATAAAATATTTGATAAGAGCAAACTGAGTGACACTAGCAGCATGGTGTATgaaatgctttgttttgttttaattactttTCTTTCATTGCTTTTATTCTTTGTAATTTGGGATTGGAATTTATGAACACAAGATTAGAGAAGGTAACTTAAAATGACGGGGAAAAGTCCTAATTACATGTTTTCTATTAAATTGGTTGTATTTAAGTGAACTGTAGCCTACTGTAGTTAGAATGATCATTCTGTTTTTATAGGCTATTGTAGCATTGCCATTTGATTTGTTTAAATGCAAAGATTTTAGAAAATAGTTTAACACTGCTCTAAAATGTGAACTGTAAAACCCCGTACTTGAACTCAATTCTTGATTTGAGGTATATCTTATCTTTTATGTCTGTAGCACAAACGGTGCCCATGATAAAATAGTCCTTTTCACAAGTTGTGCTATTTTAATAGTGAATTTGTTCGATGTAACAACTGAAGGAATAAAATTGATTAACGTTCTTCCACACATGTGGGCGAACATGAACACTATAGTCTCTGCGCATGCGCTAGATTGTTGTTAGTTGCTTGTGTCAACAACTGGGCCCGCAATAATCAAGATAATCGAAATTGTGTATAATGCAGAAAATATCAACCAAGAATTAAGAAAATCTATTTGATTGTTATCATTCTCTTACCATATTAGATACTTAAAAATAACTGTAGCCCATTGCATAAACATAGCCACTATTTGTTAAGAGCTAGTTTGACCAACTTGCAGTTATGCAATGGATAATCTGTTACATTTCAGATTCAAACTAAAACAATCTACCTTTTTGTAACTGACTTAAAAAGTTATGACCAGTACTGAAGAAAAAAGACACATGATTACTAACTCTTTAAAATGAAGCAGTTCATGCAGCCAGCCTAGTAAAATGTTGTATCTTTATGAGGAGTTATCTTATTTGTCAATGAAAGAGTTCAAAGTCCATCAAGTATTAAACTTGCTACCTTCAAATTATCAGCCACTGTAGCTATTGTACCTAAAAATTACAgccttacttaaaaaaaaaaaaaaaaatccttattttgttttacattatttctCACAATTACAATTATTGTTGGAAATTAGGTGGTTTTCCAAAAATAGGTTTAAATATCTATTAAAAAGTGTTACAATTTCAGACATTTGAATAACCAGCCAGCACAAAAGTGGTCACTTTAATCCTTTTTTTATCATTCCAAACAAACCAGCATACATAcgaagagagagaatgagaaaggaAAAAACGACAACTATGAAATGGTTATTCCTGTGGGTTTTACTGGGGAGGCAGGATGGCTTTGCTCTTGTCAGCCACAATCTTGAGGACATCTTCAACATGAGTCTGGATCATGCTGGCCAGGGGGGCGACCTGAGCCTGGACGGAGGCGGCCAGAGGCTTGATGTGGTCTTCAATGTTGCTGGAGAGGGGCTTCAGCTGCTCCTGGAGCTTCTCAACCATGGGCTGGAACTGGGCTCTGCTCTGCTCAAAGTAAGCGCTGCAACACAAACCAAAGAgaactcattaataaaaacaattaagttTAAATTGATCAATTACACAGTTGAGATGAAGATTCCACCACaatggatgatgatgatggactTACTTGGCCTTGTTGACCAGCTCAGGGCCCTTGACGTGCTTTAGATTGTCCACAAGATCCTGAAAATACTTGGCGATCTTCTCCAGCTCAGCAGAAGCATCTCTCTTGACCAGAGATACTGATTCAGAGCCTGGAATACGAGCAGAGATGTTTGATCAATACAGTCTTGCATCTTTACGCTCAGCCTCCAAGCTAAATCAGGTGCACACAATGTCCAGTTTATGTAATTTAACCCCTAAACTAGCTGATTTACCATATCTTAAGAGCATCAAGATAACATGGTTTAAAGTCTCACCAATGGCCAGAGCACTAACAAGGACAGCGATGAGGAAGAATTTCATTGTTGCAGGTTGGGTGAGGGCTGCCTGAACAGAAAGAGACAATGAATTTCTGTTTGTGGTCATATCCTCATACATTTCCATTAAAAATCAACAGCAGAGTTTGACATGTTTATACAAATAATGtaaagtcgtggccaaaagttttgagaattacataaatattagttttcaaaaagtttgctgctaaactgcttttagatctttgtttcagctgtttctgtgatgtactgaaatataattacaagcacttcatacgtttcaaaggcttttatcgacaattacatgacatttatgcaaagagtcagtatttgcagtgttggcccttctttttcaggacctctgccattcgactgggcatgctctcaatcaacttctgggccaaatcctgactgatagcaacccattctttcataatcacttcttggagtttgtcagaattagtgggtttttgtttgtccacccgcctcttgaggattgaccacaagttctcaatgggattaagatctggggagtttccaggccatggacccaaaatttcaacattctggtccccgagccacttagttatcacttttgccttatggcacggtgctccatcgtgctggaaaatgcattgttcttcaccaaactgttgttggattgttggaggaagttgctgttggagggtgttttggtaccattatttattcatggctgtgttcttgggtagaattgtgagtgagcccactcccttggatgagaagcaaccccacacatgaatggtgtcaggatgctttactgttggcatgacacaggactgatggtagcgctcaccttttcttctccggacaagcctttttccagatgccccaaacaatcggaaaggggcttcattggagaatatgactttgccccagtcctcagcagtccattcactatactttctgcagaagatcaatctgtccctgatgttttttttggagagaagtggcttctttgctgcccttcttgacaccaggccatcttccaaaagtcttggcctcaccgtgcgtgcagatgcgctcacacctgcctcctgccattcctgagcaagctctgcactggtggcactcc
Proteins encoded in this region:
- the LOC132103721 gene encoding type-4 ice-structuring protein LS-12-like, with amino-acid sequence MKFSLIAILVVALGIGSESVSLVKRDAPAELEKIAKYFQDLVDNLKHVEGPELVNKANAYFEQSRAQFQPMVEKLQEQLKPLSSNIEDHIKPLAASVQAQVAPLASMIQTHVEDVLKIVADKSKAILPPQ
- the LOC132103722 gene encoding type-4 ice-structuring protein LS-12-like, which produces MKFFLIAVLVSALAIGSESVSLVKRDASAELEKIAKYFQDLVDNLKHVKGPELVNKANAYFEQSRAQFQPMVEKLQEQLKPLSSNIEDHIKPLAASVQAQVAPLASMIQTHVEDVLKIVADKSKAILPPQ